The segment TGGAATTATTGCCTAAATTTGATGAATCAAACATATTTGGATACTGGAAAAGGATTATCAGGATATGAGGTCAAAAAACTGATTCCTTCTCTTAAAAAAGAGCATGAATGGTTAACTTTGACTTATTCTCAGTGCTTGCAACAAACCTGCTTAAACCTTGGAGTTGCTTTTAATAACTTTTTTGAGCGTAGAGCAAAGTATCCTAGGTTTAAGTCAAAACATGGGAAACAATCTATTCAGTATCCTCAAAATGTCAAGGTATTAGATTGTGGCTTAAATCTTCCTAAAATTGGGGCAGTAAAAGCAGTAATTCACCGTCCAATCGAAGACAAGATTAAGACTGTTACCGTCTCTAAAAATAGCTGCAATCAATACTTTGCATCCATTTTGTTTGAAGATGGCAAAGAAACCCCCCTAATAGGGGGGACAGAGGGGGGTGAGGGAAAAGCAGTAGGAATTGACGTAGGCTTAACTCATTTTTGCATTACTTCAGATGGCTCTAAATTTGACAATCCCCGATTTTTAACCAAGCACGAAAGGAATTTAAAACGGAAACAGCAGCAACTATCTAGAAAGCAAAAAGGGTCTAATAATCGTAATAAAGCTAGAAAGAAAGTTGCTAAAGTGCATCGAAAAATAACTAACTGTCGTGAAGATTTTCTACACAAACTATCTCGTAGGATAGTAGACGAAAACCAAGTTATTGTGACAGAGAATCTTAACGTTAAGGGCATGATGAAAAACCACTTCCTAGCTAAAGCTATTGCACAAGTTGGGTGGGGAATGTTCATGACTATGCTTAAATACAAAGCAGAAAATGATGGAAAAACCTATCAAGAAGTTGATAGGTTTTTCCCTTCATCTAAAACTTGTCATGTTTGCTTAAATCAGGTGGGAAGTTTGCCGCTTGATATCAGACATTGGACTTGTGAAAACTGCCAAACAAAACACGACAGAGATGTTAACGCCGCAATCAACCTCCGCGATGAGGGACTACGAATCTTGACCTGTGGAACGCGGGACAAAGCTTATCGCCAGACTGTAAGTCGTAGTAATAGAGGACGCAAGAAATCTACTACTGCGCTTGTCTCTGGGTAAGAAGCCCGCGCTGTACCGCTTGCGGTCAGCGTCGGGACAGTTCACCCAACCCCTGCGACAAAGATCTGTTCTGCTGTCAGGTTCAACGCTGGGAATGCGGAAGATAAGATGCGATCGCCTCCCCGAAACTGTTTGAGTTCATATTCTCCATCCACCAGTGTACAAACCGTAACAGTTGGTTGCTTCGGCGAACCAATATAACGCCGACCCCCTATTCCCAGATAATCCACGATCCAATACTCACCAATGCCAATACTCTCATAATCTGTCATTTTGAGCGCGTAATCGTCTCCCCAATTGGTTGATACCACCTCAACAGTCAGCGCGAGTGATTCTCCCTTCTCAATTATCGATGTTTTTTCCCAAAGGGGTTCATTGATTAAGTTTGGTCGCTTGATTACTGTAACATCAGGTTCATACCCCGTATCCTTCGAGATTTTGATAATACATTCTCTGGGGATAAAATAGGGAACTTGCAGATCATCAATAATTAAATTCAAGCATTTAATCACAAAACCAGCAATCTCCGAATGTTTCCCTCTTGGTTTTGGCATCTCAACAATGATCCCGCGTCTCAATTCGTAGCAGTTTTCTGAACTCTCTGGATACCAATCCACAAATTGATCGATTGAGATCGGTGTTTTATCAATCTCTGCAATCATCGAGATCATGACTCCTTTAGAACGATAAAATCTGATCTTAGCAATTCAGGTAGAGTTTGGATTTGATTGATTAAAAAATTGAGGTTTTGGCAAAACTTCATTCTTTTCTAAAGCGGATTCTATTAATAATTCTCAAACTTTTTGAGCTTTTTTAAAGGATTCCAAAAAGAGATTAATCCTATTAGTGATAGCTATTTTATTGATTGTGTTTTTTAATCTCAAAAGGAATTGATATCTAGATACCACAGCCATGATATGATCAAATCCTGAATCTAAGGGAACTTCCCCAAGGAGAGTTTCAGTATGCCCCAAGCCGTTGGTGTCATTCAAACCCTAGGATTTCCGGCCGTCTTAGCAGCGGCCGATGAAATGGTCAAAGGGGGACGAGTCACCCTCGTTTATTTCGACAAAGCCGAACGAGGAGAATTTTTAGTTGCCATTCGTGGTCCAGTTTCTGAGGTCAATGTGGCCATGGAAGCCGGAAAAAAAGCGGCTGAAGCGTCCTATGGGGGAGAAGTGGTCAGTCATTATATTGTCCCCAACCCCCCCGAAAACCTCCTAGCGGTTTTACCCCTCGAATATACCGAGGAAGTAGAACAATTTCGTGTCTAAAACCTCTTAAAAATAGTCGTCATTGATTATTTATACAAGTATCGTTAATTAATTAACCATCAAGATTAGGAGATAAATGTATGCCCCAACCTGCTGTGGGATCAATTGAAACAAAAGGGTTTCCCGGTATCGTCGCTGCGGCAGATGCCATGGTTAAGGCAGCCCGTATTACTATTGTTGGCTATATTCGCGCTGGAAGTGCGCGTTTTACCCTAAATATTCGGGGAGATGTCCAAGAAGTTAAAACAGCCATGGCCGCCGGAATTGAAGCCATAGAACGCACAGAAGGGGCAACCCTGGAAACCTGGGTGATCATTCCCCGTCCCCATGATAACGTCGTTGGAGTCCTCCCCATTGATTATAGTGAAGCGGTTGAACCCTTCCGTATTGCTGCTGAAGGCGCAGGGTCAGTCCTTCCTGGCCGTCGTTAATATTGATAAGAACTCATCAAACCCAGTAGGGGTTAACGGCCGTTGACCCCTAATTTTTGGCAAATTGGATCAAACGCCTATTGCCTAAAAAGTGCGCGATCGCCTCTTCTTTGCTCAAACCCTCAACAATAAGGGCATAATATTTTCTTAGGGGTTGAACGGTGTTCAACCCACTTGCTAACGTCTAATCAACGGTTAAACATTGGAATAAAGGGTATTGCGTAAAATCGTATAACCCTTGATTAATTCCCGAATACCCCGACCTAACGGCCATTCTGGTTCAAACCCGGTACTCAGGATACGCGCATTAGAAACAATATAATCCCGTTTGTCAGGATCTTCGCCAATGGGGGCTTCTAAATAGACAAAATTCGGCAGATATTTTTTAATTTCCGCGCACAGTTCCAACTTTGATAAATTGGCATCTTCTAAACCCACATTATAGGGTTTACCCTTCATGGCATCAAATTTTTCGATCCCGTGAACAAACACCTTAGCCACATCTCGAATGTGAATATAATTGCGTTTAAAATGCCCTTCAAAAATGACGACTGCACGGTCATAAAACGCCCGATACACAAAATCATTGACCAATAAATCAACCCGCATCCGAGGGGACATTCCAAACACTGTGGCTAAGCGGAAAGTCATGCTATTTTCCCGTTCTAAAACGGCTTTTTCGGCATCAACTTTGGTGGTTCCATACAGAGAAATGGGACGTAACGGGGACTCTTCCGTGCAGAATTTACCCGCTTCCCCAATACCATAACCGCTATTAGTAACAGGCATTAAAATACGCTGTTGAGGACTGGCTAAGTCACAGATCAGTTTCACTGCTTCATAGTTGATGCTTGTTGTTCCTATCTTGTCCCGACTACACAGAGGAGCACCGACTAAAGCAGCTAACGGGATAATAATATCCGCTTCTTTGAGCAACTCTTTCATTAAGGACTCATCGCGGCAGTCCCCTCTGACTACGTTAAAAGTATCATAGGAGCAACACTCGGCTAAACTGTTTTGGCGAAACATAAAATTGTCCAAAACCGTTACTTCGTAGCCTTTCGCTAATAAGGTTGGGGTCAAAACCGATCCAATATAACCTGCGCCCCCGGTAATGAGAATTTTCATAGACTCAGTATGCACTCCTATTTCTGTTAACTCTGTTGAACTGACGTTAGATAACAATCAATTGTCTCATCGGTACTGCCCGCAAAACGAATTTTACCCCGATCTAACCAAATGGCGCGATCGCACGACTGTTTAATAAACTCTAGCCCGTGGGAAACCACTAGAATAGTCGTGTTATGTCCCCACAATTTATCCATTCGTCTTTGGCATTTATTTTTAAAGCTTTCATCCCCCACTGATAGCACTTCATCGAGGATTAAGACATCGGGTTCTACATCGGTGGCGATAGCAAACCCTAAACGTGCTGTCATCCCCGATGAAAGGGCTTTAACAGGAGCCCAAGCATAGTCTTTTAACTCAGCAAATTCTAAAATAGAGGTGACTCGATCCTTCATTTCTTGGCGAGGAAAGCCCAACATGACCCCATACAGAATAATATTATCAATAACCGATAATTCTGGATCAAATCCTGCCCCTAATTCAATCAAAGGCGCAATATCTCCCCTGACTCTCACTTGACCAGAGGAAGGTTGTAAAATACCACAGATCACCTTGAGTAAGGTTGATTTTCCCGAACCATTGGCACCAATAATGCCAATTTTTTCCCCCGCTTCTACTGTAAAATTAATCTGATCAAGAATTAACTTTTTTGTGGGTTGGCGATACTTCCCTTCTAAAAAAGTGAGGATGGTTTTCTTTAAATCGTAGGAAAACTCCTCTTGAGTTCTTCGGTATAGGGTAACCTGATCGAGTCTAATAACTTCTGTCATTTAACTTCTAGAGCAAGTCCATAAATTGATTTTGCCAAGCTCGGAAACAAATCCAGCCTAGCATTAAAAGAATGATTCCATTAAAAAACGAATGCCCAACAATCATAACAATATTCATGATGGTTACGGGTATATCAGCAGCAATAGTAGTATCTATTCCAGATATGTAACGAATACTTTCAATGATAGGACTTAAGGGATTAAGGAATAAAAATGATTGTACGCTTTGAGGAACAATCTCAGGAGGATAAAAGACTGGGGAACTGATCCATAGCACAAAACAAACTAATTCATAAAAATAGGGTAAATCCCGAAAAAAGACATATAAGGCACTCACTAAAAATCCTACCCCCGTACAGACTAAGCTTAAGGCGATTAAGGGAAAAACCAAAGCCAAGACATTCAGGGGATTTTTAGTCATTAGCAAGGTGACAATAGCTAATAAGGGCAAAGGACCCATAACAAATTGAAAAATATTAGCCACAATCATAGAAACGGGAAAAATCGTCAGAGGCAATCTAATTTTATTGAGTAGTGCCCCATTCCCAACGATACTGGCTAAAGCTTGGGTTGTCGAGGCTGAGAAAAAATTGATGACAATTAGTCCAGTAAACGCGGCTAGAACATAATTCAATATGGAATCACCATAGAATTTGGCAAAAGCCGTCCCAAAAATGGCTGCATAGAGTCCTGTCATAATCAAAGGATTGAGCAAAGACCAATAGACTCCTAAGAACGAACCTCGATATCGTCCTTTTAAATTTTGTTCCACTAAAATGTGAAGCAACTCCAGATATCGCTTGAAAGGCGACCACTGGGCGTTAGCTTTGATTGATAAGGCCATAATCGGGATACAAATTACAAATCATGATTTAAAGGGGTATTGTATTCAATGTCAGGTACTTTTGTCGAGTTGTTCCGCTCACGGACACTAAATTTTAATCCATTGTTTAAGGTGAGAATGAGGCCAGATTCGGCTACACTGGGGAATGTTTCATTATTTTGATTAAACTATTTGGGCATGGAAATCGGGCAGACAGTTAAAGTTTATCGTCTTCGAGATCGGGTATCTAAGGATATCGTAGATAAATTAGGACAACAAG is part of the Rippkaea orientalis PCC 8801 genome and harbors:
- a CDS encoding RNA-guided endonuclease InsQ/TnpB family protein; the encoded protein is MLKVVKVRLYPNTEQQQLLEQSFGNVRWLWNYCLNLMNQTYLDTGKGLSGYEVKKLIPSLKKEHEWLTLTYSQCLQQTCLNLGVAFNNFFERRAKYPRFKSKHGKQSIQYPQNVKVLDCGLNLPKIGAVKAVIHRPIEDKIKTVTVSKNSCNQYFASILFEDGKETPLIGGTEGGEGKAVGIDVGLTHFCITSDGSKFDNPRFLTKHERNLKRKQQQLSRKQKGSNNRNKARKKVAKVHRKITNCREDFLHKLSRRIVDENQVIVTENLNVKGMMKNHFLAKAIAQVGWGMFMTMLKYKAENDGKTYQEVDRFFPSSKTCHVCLNQVGSLPLDIRHWTCENCQTKHDRDVNAAINLRDEGLRILTCGTRDKAYRQTVSRSNRGRKKSTTALVSG
- a CDS encoding Uma2 family endonuclease; the protein is MIAEIDKTPISIDQFVDWYPESSENCYELRRGIIVEMPKPRGKHSEIAGFVIKCLNLIIDDLQVPYFIPRECIIKISKDTGYEPDVTVIKRPNLINEPLWEKTSIIEKGESLALTVEVVSTNWGDDYALKMTDYESIGIGEYWIVDYLGIGGRRYIGSPKQPTVTVCTLVDGEYELKQFRGGDRILSSAFPALNLTAEQIFVAGVG
- a CDS encoding carbon dioxide-concentrating mechanism protein CcmK; protein product: MPQAVGVIQTLGFPAVLAAADEMVKGGRVTLVYFDKAERGEFLVAIRGPVSEVNVAMEAGKKAAEASYGGEVVSHYIVPNPPENLLAVLPLEYTEEVEQFRV
- a CDS encoding BMC domain-containing protein; its protein translation is MPQPAVGSIETKGFPGIVAAADAMVKAARITIVGYIRAGSARFTLNIRGDVQEVKTAMAAGIEAIERTEGATLETWVIIPRPHDNVVGVLPIDYSEAVEPFRIAAEGAGSVLPGRR
- a CDS encoding NAD-dependent epimerase/dehydratase family protein codes for the protein MKILITGGAGYIGSVLTPTLLAKGYEVTVLDNFMFRQNSLAECCSYDTFNVVRGDCRDESLMKELLKEADIIIPLAALVGAPLCSRDKIGTTSINYEAVKLICDLASPQQRILMPVTNSGYGIGEAGKFCTEESPLRPISLYGTTKVDAEKAVLERENSMTFRLATVFGMSPRMRVDLLVNDFVYRAFYDRAVVIFEGHFKRNYIHIRDVAKVFVHGIEKFDAMKGKPYNVGLEDANLSKLELCAEIKKYLPNFVYLEAPIGEDPDKRDYIVSNARILSTGFEPEWPLGRGIRELIKGYTILRNTLYSNV
- a CDS encoding ABC transporter ATP-binding protein, translated to MTEVIRLDQVTLYRRTQEEFSYDLKKTILTFLEGKYRQPTKKLILDQINFTVEAGEKIGIIGANGSGKSTLLKVICGILQPSSGQVRVRGDIAPLIELGAGFDPELSVIDNIILYGVMLGFPRQEMKDRVTSILEFAELKDYAWAPVKALSSGMTARLGFAIATDVEPDVLILDEVLSVGDESFKNKCQRRMDKLWGHNTTILVVSHGLEFIKQSCDRAIWLDRGKIRFAGSTDETIDCYLTSVQQS
- a CDS encoding ABC transporter permease yields the protein MALSIKANAQWSPFKRYLELLHILVEQNLKGRYRGSFLGVYWSLLNPLIMTGLYAAIFGTAFAKFYGDSILNYVLAAFTGLIVINFFSASTTQALASIVGNGALLNKIRLPLTIFPVSMIVANIFQFVMGPLPLLAIVTLLMTKNPLNVLALVFPLIALSLVCTGVGFLVSALYVFFRDLPYFYELVCFVLWISSPVFYPPEIVPQSVQSFLFLNPLSPIIESIRYISGIDTTIAADIPVTIMNIVMIVGHSFFNGIILLMLGWICFRAWQNQFMDLL